The nucleotide window CATATGCTTATCCAGATTTTAACACCATTTATTATTTATTTAGTAGCAGAAGAATTGCATGTTTCTGGAATACTCGCAGTGGTTGCTGCAGGAATAATGCACTCGATGGAACGTAAAAAAATGGACCCACAATCTGTCAAATTAAATATCGTTTCTCAGAGTACTTGGTCGGTTATTATTTTTGTACTGAATGGGCTAGTATTTTTACTTTTAGGGACACAACTTCCTTCTATTATTGAAGTGGTTTGGAACGACTCAGGAATTAGTAATTTGCAAGTGATTGCCTATATTTTATCCATTACAGCAGCTTTAATATTACTTCGTTTTGTCTGGGTGTATATGTCTTGGAATATTGGTGCGAAAAAGCGGGAGAAACAAAATAAGCAAACGACCCGGCCGAAACTTCGCTCAGTTACGCTTACTTCTTTATCCGGGGTTCGCGGAGCAGTAACGCTTGCCAGTGCGCTCGCGATTCCATTTTTCCTTGATGATGGGACGCTTTTTCCGCAACGGGCATTAATTATTTTCCTTGCCTCTGGTGTTATCCTTTGTACACTAGTTATCGCGACATTCATTTTGCCACTTTTAGCTAAAAATGAGGAAGTGACAACAGAAGATGAACGAGCAGAGAAAGCGACGAGAATTAGAATTTTGCGAAATGTTATCCGAGAACTGAAAGAACAAGTTTTACCGGAAACCAAAGCGGCAACGGATGAAGTGATTGAAGATTACCGAAGACGTATTTATGATTTACAACATGATAGTAACTCGAACAGAGGAATGGATGAAAGAGAACGTGAAAAACGTTTGGAAATTATTGAATGGCAACGTGAAAATACAAAAAAAATGGCAGATCGAGGGGAATTGGTCGCAACAGACAGTTACAGATATCAACATTATTTAAACATGTTAGAACAAGCAATTAAACAACGCTTCCGCACGAAATTTAAAACGGGATGGATGTTTGCTTATCGTTTCTTGTTGCTCATTATCCATCCAAAAAAATGGCGAAAAATTAGCCATAAAATGAAAAAGGGAATTTCTAAAGATAAGGAACGATTTCAAGCAATTCGTAAATTGAGAGAAGAAAACGAAATATTGGTTATTCAAAAGCTGAAAGATCAACTTACGAAAGAAAATGCGAATCTTATCGGCCCGCTGATTACCGAGCATACGATGTTCTTAGAGCGATTGAGAAATGAACAAAATTTATCACGAGGAAAACGAGCAAAATCTGAGCAGAAAAAACGTGAAGTTCAAATAGTTGCCTTCCAAACAGAACGCGATATTATTCAACATCTATTTGAAACAGGCGGAATTTCAAGAGATTTAGCCCGTGAACTCCGTCAGAACTTAAATATGATTGAGACTTATTTGTATGATGATTTCTTGGCGACGGATTGAAGTGATGACAATCGCTTAAATAGCTGGAAAGCTGTGTAGACGTTTTTTATTAGCTGATTTTAGGAGATTAGCTAGTGTAGATATATTTGTTAGAGAAGCGTAAATAAAAAAGCTTGTGTATAAATTGATAATGTAGTGCGTCCTCAAAATTAGGCTTTTTGTCTAACTTTGGGGGGCGCACTGCAAGTTTATGATTGCACTTCTCTTAAATAATCACTAAATTGACAAATTTCTTTTTTCATTTTTAAATCGGTGCGTTTATATTTTCTTGAACCATCGAAAATATTAATAATCTTTTCTTTCTCAGTTTTTAAATCTAGAATATAGACTCTATAGGAAGGAAAAGATTTTTGACCATTATAATGCAATTTTTTATCACATTCCACATAATATTTACTATATGAATACTTTTTATTAGAAAAACCTTTTTTATGATAAAACGCATTTTTATTAACGATAAAGACCTCAGGGAAGAAAAATCGATAGTATATGACGCAGCAAATGATGATTAATCCGAGAAGAATTCCATATTGTTGCAAGGTGGAAATCTTTGAAAAAATAGTAAAAGATAAAAAGATTCCAATCAAAAAAATGATCATACTCATAACTAATATCGTAGCTAAGTTAATACTATATTTCAAAAATCGATATTCTTTCATCTATGTCACCACCCTCTTGTTCTAGTGGTAAGATTTTAGCACTAAAAAATCATGTTGTCTAGCTAATAAAAACACAAAAAACTATTGTCCATGTGAAAGCTTTGTTGTATAATGTATCTTGCTGTAAGTAAACTCTGTGTTTAATATTGGTAAACTTATATAACTTGAGGTTTACTATCACTAAACTTGAAAGAAAGGAACGAGACATGGAAATTGGCAAACGCATAAAGAATCTTAGGCTAAGTAAGAATTTAACGCAAGAGGAACTAGGGGAGCGGACAGATTTGACAAAAGGCTATATTTCGCAATTAGAGCGAGATTTAAGTTCGCCATCGATTGAAACCTTGTTTGCTATTTTGGAAGTACTTGGTTCAACACCCAAAGACTTTTTTGATGAAGAAGAACACAAGCAAAAAGTTATTTATGGGGAACTCGAGCATACTTTTTTTGAAGATGAAGAGAAAGGTTACAGAATTAAGTGGCTAGTTCCAGAGTCAAATGAAAAAGAAATGGAACCAGTACTACTTGAAATAGAAGCAAATAGCTGTTTTAAAAGTTTTGAACCATCACTTTCTGAAACATTTGGTTATGTGTTAAAAGGCGAGGTTACGGTTATCCTGGGTCGGAACGAGTATGTAGCGAAAACCGGAGAAGCGATTTATTTCCACGCAGCAGATGAACACCAAATAACCAATCGATCAAATGAAAAAGCAACACTCATCTTAGTAGCAACAGACTCATACTTATAAGGGGGTAAATTATTTTGACAGAAACAATTATTCGTTTTGAAAATGTGACGAAACAATTTGACAATGATCCGCCAGTGCTTGACAATGTCAGTTTTGGAATAGAAAAAGGGAAATTTTATACATTACTTGGTCCTTCTGGTTGTGGGAAAACAACTATTTTACGCTTAATTGCCGGGTTTTTAGAAGCAACGAAAGGACAAATTTATCTTGGGGAAAAGATTATTAATCAGATTCCAGCTAATAAGCGCCCGGTTAATACAGTTTTCCAAGATTATGCGTTATTTCCGCATTTAAATGTATACGAAAATGTCGCTTTTGGACTTAGAATTAAGAAATTGAAAAAAGAAGCAATTGATGAAAAAGTGAAAGAAGCGCTTCGATTTGTCAATTTAAAAGGGTATGAAAAAAGAGAAATTAGCGAAATGTCGGGTGGGCAAAAGCAACGTGTCGCAATCGCACGTGCCATTGTTAATGAACCAGAAGTTATTTTGCTAGATGAACCACTTTCGGCGCTTGATTTGAAACTTCGGACGGAAATGCAATATGAGCTTCGTGATTTGCAAAAACGACTGGGAATTACGTTTATTTTTGTGACACATGATCAAGAAGAAGCACTGGCGATGAGTGATGAGATTTTTGTATTAAATAAAGGTGAGATTCAGCAAAGTGGGACACCGATTGATATTTATGATGAGCCAATTAATAAGTTCGTGGCGGATTTCATCGGTGAATCAAATATCGTTACTGGTAAAATGATGCAGGACTTTGAAGTGGAATTTGTAGAAAGACGCTTTGAATGTGTTGACCAAGGTTTCCGTCCAAATGAAACGGTGGAAGTAGTTATTCGACCAGAAGATTTAGAAATAACTTCTGCTGAGAAAGGGAAGCTTCAAGTAACGGTAGATTGGATGCTGTTCCGCGGTGTGCATTATGAAGTGGGTTGTATCGATACGGACGGAAATGAGTGGCTCGTCCATACGACGAGAAAAGTGCGTGTCGGCGATAAGATTGGCTTAGCGTTTGACCCAGAGACAATTCATGTTATGCGTCTTGGGGAAACGGAGGAAGAATTCGATAAGCGGCTTGATAGCTACGATGAGGTGCAGTAATGAATAGACGCACTCGGACAGTTTATCTTGTTCCTTATGTACTTTGGATTTTGCTTTTTGTTGTCGCACCGATTTTATTGATTGTTTATTATTCGTTCTTTGATGTCGATGGTAATTTGACATTCGATAATTATATTCATTTTTTTACACCGGTTTATTTGAAAATGACAGCTAGTTCGTTTTGGTATGCTTTTTTGATTACAGTATTTACTTTACTTATTTCTTACCCAACGGCATATTTACTAACTAAACTGAAACATAAGCAGCTGTGGTTACTCCTTATTATTTTACCGACTTGGATTAATTTGCTTCTTAAAGCATATGCGTTTATTGGGATTTTTGGGACATACGGGGCAGCGA belongs to Listeria ivanovii subsp. ivanovii and includes:
- a CDS encoding Na+/H+ antiporter → MEIFLYVLALLVAIFISNLLNRFVPFVSVPLIQIGLGVMIALMPITFDLKLNPELFLVMFIAPLLFNDGRRTDKKALWGMRMPILVLALGLVFATVVVIGYFVNWMIPTIPMAAAFALAAALAPTDAVAVSSLSGRINLPKRIMNLLEGEALINDASGLVAFQFAIAAMVTGVFSLLDASISFFVIAIGGVLVGLVLSWLKFKFLKWVRGLGMEDVTFHMLIQILTPFIIYLVAEELHVSGILAVVAAGIMHSMERKKMDPQSVKLNIVSQSTWSVIIFVLNGLVFLLLGTQLPSIIEVVWNDSGISNLQVIAYILSITAALILLRFVWVYMSWNIGAKKREKQNKQTTRPKLRSVTLTSLSGVRGAVTLASALAIPFFLDDGTLFPQRALIIFLASGVILCTLVIATFILPLLAKNEEVTTEDERAEKATRIRILRNVIRELKEQVLPETKAATDEVIEDYRRRIYDLQHDSNSNRGMDEREREKRLEIIEWQRENTKKMADRGELVATDSYRYQHYLNMLEQAIKQRFRTKFKTGWMFAYRFLLLIIHPKKWRKISHKMKKGISKDKERFQAIRKLREENEILVIQKLKDQLTKENANLIGPLITEHTMFLERLRNEQNLSRGKRAKSEQKKREVQIVAFQTERDIIQHLFETGGISRDLARELRQNLNMIETYLYDDFLATD
- a CDS encoding helix-turn-helix domain-containing protein, giving the protein MEIGKRIKNLRLSKNLTQEELGERTDLTKGYISQLERDLSSPSIETLFAILEVLGSTPKDFFDEEEHKQKVIYGELEHTFFEDEEKGYRIKWLVPESNEKEMEPVLLEIEANSCFKSFEPSLSETFGYVLKGEVTVILGRNEYVAKTGEAIYFHAADEHQITNRSNEKATLILVATDSYL
- a CDS encoding ABC transporter ATP-binding protein, which codes for MTETIIRFENVTKQFDNDPPVLDNVSFGIEKGKFYTLLGPSGCGKTTILRLIAGFLEATKGQIYLGEKIINQIPANKRPVNTVFQDYALFPHLNVYENVAFGLRIKKLKKEAIDEKVKEALRFVNLKGYEKREISEMSGGQKQRVAIARAIVNEPEVILLDEPLSALDLKLRTEMQYELRDLQKRLGITFIFVTHDQEEALAMSDEIFVLNKGEIQQSGTPIDIYDEPINKFVADFIGESNIVTGKMMQDFEVEFVERRFECVDQGFRPNETVEVVIRPEDLEITSAEKGKLQVTVDWMLFRGVHYEVGCIDTDGNEWLVHTTRKVRVGDKIGLAFDPETIHVMRLGETEEEFDKRLDSYDEVQ